The following nucleotide sequence is from Nitrospira sp..
TCCGCTGAACGTGTATGGACGGACCAAGGCGGAAGCCGAACAGGTTGTGATGCAGAATCCAGCCCATGCGGTCGTGCGCATCGCCCTCACGGCCGGGACCTCATCCTCGCACGACCGCAGTTTCGTCGAAGATATGCTGCGCGCCGTGGGCAAGGGGACGACGCTCACGCTATTCACCGATGAGTTCCGTTGCCCGGTTGCAGCGGGCCCCTTGGCGCGGGCCCTGTGGGAATTCGCTGCGCAGTCGACTCCGGGTCTGTACCATCTGGGCGGCAGCGAGCGGCTGTCGCGCTGGGAAATCGGAGAGCTGCTCTCATGGATCTATCCCGCGCTTCGCGCCCACATTCAGCCGGGCTCCGTGGCCGACTATCAGGGACCGCCTCGCCCGCCGGACCTCTCGATGTCGAGCGCGAAGCTGCAGGCCCTACTGTCGTTCCCTCTGCCGGGTTTTCGCCGGTGGATTCAAGCGGGCCGAGGCAGCAAGGAAGACCCCTGGGACGACCAATCCGCCGGATGAGGCCTGAGATAGCCTTCCGTCACTTCGAGAGCGAGCGAACATACGCCAAGACGTTGTGGATGTCCTGCTCCGAGAGGATCCCTTTCCACGAAGGCATGTTCGGTTTGCCCTCGTGAATCGTGGCCAGCAGGGCGGAGTCGGGTTTTTTGGTGGTCGAGGGAGCGGTCAGGTTGGCCGGATCAGCGCCCAGCAGCTTGTACCCGTCACCCTGCCCCTGCGGGCCATGGCAACCGGCGCAATGCCGACTGAAGAGGAGTTTGCCCCTCGCGGCATTGTGGGCTTCGGACGGAGCCTTGTCCTCGGCATGGGATGGGAAGGGCATCACCCACGCTGTGAATACCGCTACGATCGCCAGTCCGCTCAACGCACCTTTTATCATCTCACCGTACCTCCCGGGTTTCCGTTGTGCTCTCTTCCTTTCGACCTCCCATCTTAACCACCCGCCGGTCACTGTTCCACGAAATGTTTCGACCATCTGCTTGCGGTAGAATCCGACGACCGATCACGGAGGACCCCGATGGATCCGCTGACCCTGCTCCTCCAGGCCTGGATGGCTTCAGCAGCGCTCATGGCTCTGCTGTGGCTGGTGGAGCGACGTCGTCGCAACGCAGCCGTGGCCGACGTCGGCTGGTGTTACGGACTGGCCGTGGCCGTCTGGTGGTATGCGGTCAACGTATCCGGTGAACCGGCCAGACGGCTCTTGGTGGCGCTGATGGTCTGTCTCTATGCGGTGCGCTTGGGCACACACGTGCTGCTCGACCGAGTCTGGGGAAAATCGGAAGACGGTCGTTATCGACGGTTGCGGGAACAGTGGGGTGGCCAGGCCACGGTACGGCTGTTCTGGTACTTCCAATTACAGGCGGCGGCCCTCGCGCTGCTCTCCCTGCCGCCCTTGATCGTGATGCAGAACCCGCATCCGCCGTTCCACCTGTGGGACTTGGTGGGTGTGCTGCTGTGGGCGGTGGCGCTGGTCGGAGAAACGATGGCCGATTGGCAGTTGGCCTCCTTTCGAAACCAGCCGTGGAACAGGGGCCGGGTGTGCCGTGTCGGCCTCTGGCGCTATTCCCGTCACCCGAATTATTTCTTCGAGTGGGTGCAGTGGTGGAGTTATGTGGTGATGGGCTGGGCCATTCCGACGGGGGGCTGGGGCTTGACCGTGATCGGTCCCCTCGTGATGGGGGCGGCGCTCTGGAAGGTCACGGGTATTCCCTGGACGGAAACGCAGGCCATGACCACACGCGGTGAGGAGTATGCGCTGTATCGCCGTACGACGAATGCGTTCTTTCCCTGGTTCCCCCGCCGGCCCGGGTGACAGGGGGTCAGGGTTTCTCGGCCAGTTGCGCGAGGCGCGTCTTGGCGGTCTGCGCGGCGGGGCTCGCGGGGTATCGGCTCAGGATCTCTTTGTAGATCTCGACGGCGTGGGCCTCGTTATGTTGCCGTTCCTCGAATTGCGCGGTCTCCAAGAGTTCCGCTGCTTGGTCGGAACTGCAGGCTGTTCCTGCGAGGAGGAAGACGGACAGGATGCCGAAGGCCGATCTAGTCATGGTCATAGGACAGCTCCTTGGTTCGATTCGTCGCGGATGCCGTACCGCGGGGCGGTAATGGATTCGCTGCGGCAACGTGGGCAGCGGCTGGGGCGGGTCAGTTTCGTGCGATCACGAAAGGTAAAGCCGCAGTCCTGGCACGTTGAAGGTTCGAGAATGAAAGTGCGCGTGCG
It contains:
- a CDS encoding SDR family oxidoreductase — its product is MKPVAWITGAAGLIGGYLVRSATRWAPGWEVRGLTRSDADLTDPAQITRLWRARPPQLVIHGAALSRTGACELDPVRARTINVEATRVLADLAQAIPFIFLSSDQVFDGAKGNYVEEDHINPLNVYGRTKAEAEQVVMQNPAHAVVRIALTAGTSSSHDRSFVEDMLRAVGKGTTLTLFTDEFRCPVAAGPLARALWEFAAQSTPGLYHLGGSERLSRWEIGELLSWIYPALRAHIQPGSVADYQGPPRPPDLSMSSAKLQALLSFPLPGFRRWIQAGRGSKEDPWDDQSAG
- a CDS encoding c-type cytochrome, whose amino-acid sequence is MIKGALSGLAIVAVFTAWVMPFPSHAEDKAPSEAHNAARGKLLFSRHCAGCHGPQGQGDGYKLLGADPANLTAPSTTKKPDSALLATIHEGKPNMPSWKGILSEQDIHNVLAYVRSLSK
- a CDS encoding DUF1295 domain-containing protein, with protein sequence MDPLTLLLQAWMASAALMALLWLVERRRRNAAVADVGWCYGLAVAVWWYAVNVSGEPARRLLVALMVCLYAVRLGTHVLLDRVWGKSEDGRYRRLREQWGGQATVRLFWYFQLQAAALALLSLPPLIVMQNPHPPFHLWDLVGVLLWAVALVGETMADWQLASFRNQPWNRGRVCRVGLWRYSRHPNYFFEWVQWWSYVVMGWAIPTGGWGLTVIGPLVMGAALWKVTGIPWTETQAMTTRGEEYALYRRTTNAFFPWFPRRPG
- a CDS encoding transcriptional regulator → MLPPAQTPRRRLIELLTGTLLSSHQLAQLLGMPERQVEDHLSHVVKTLARDRTRTFILEPSTCQDCGFTFRDRTKLTRPSRCPRCRSESITAPRYGIRDESNQGAVL